The following coding sequences lie in one Bacteroidota bacterium genomic window:
- a CDS encoding FAD-binding protein — protein MANASDPVRVLREQLGAERVLDQPEVRAAYAYDGTPLLRAMPLAVVRPQDVEQVQTVLRLANELGFGVVPRGSGTGLSGGAVPSKHSVVLLFPEWNRIEALDTANATVWVQPGVITAHLHATVEAAGWFYPPDPGSMRISTIGGNVAENAGGLRGLKYGVTKHYVLAIEGVLPTGEWFRAGSQCVKDVAGYNLTDLLVGSEGTLAVFTRILLRLIPKPPASEVLLAVFDRQVAAAEAVAAILERRIVPAMLEFLDRVTVRCVEDYAHVGLPQEAEALLLIELDGHPAQVQEEAELVEGICRACEASLLCRAASQEQAEALKTARRAAFSALARLKPTAILEDVTVPRSELPGMVGAIQEIAARYELTIGTFGHAGDGNLHPTILADARDPQEMARVERALEEIFEAAVRRSGTITGEHGVGLAKKPFLERLSPSGTLELMRRLRKAIDPNEVLNPGKIISLAPRCEHAPRT, from the coding sequence ATGGCTAACGCTTCGGATCCGGTGCGCGTCCTGCGCGAACAGCTGGGCGCCGAGCGCGTGCTGGATCAACCCGAGGTGCGTGCCGCCTACGCCTACGACGGCACGCCTCTGCTGCGGGCTATGCCCTTGGCCGTGGTGCGGCCGCAAGACGTGGAGCAGGTGCAAACCGTCCTGCGGCTTGCTAACGAGTTGGGTTTTGGCGTTGTGCCGCGCGGATCGGGCACAGGCCTAAGCGGCGGGGCTGTGCCGAGCAAGCACAGTGTGGTGCTGCTGTTTCCGGAGTGGAACCGCATAGAGGCGCTCGATACGGCCAACGCGACCGTATGGGTGCAGCCTGGGGTGATCACGGCCCATCTGCATGCCACCGTCGAGGCGGCGGGCTGGTTTTACCCCCCTGATCCCGGCAGTATGCGCATCTCCACCATCGGCGGCAACGTGGCCGAAAACGCCGGAGGGCTGCGTGGGCTCAAATACGGGGTGACCAAGCACTACGTGCTGGCCATCGAGGGGGTGCTGCCCACAGGCGAATGGTTTCGGGCTGGATCGCAATGCGTAAAAGACGTGGCCGGGTACAACCTGACGGATCTGCTTGTGGGCTCCGAGGGCACGTTGGCCGTGTTTACGCGCATTTTGCTGCGGCTTATCCCCAAGCCCCCGGCCTCTGAGGTGCTGTTGGCCGTCTTCGATCGGCAGGTGGCCGCCGCAGAGGCCGTAGCGGCCATTTTAGAGCGCCGTATCGTGCCGGCCATGCTGGAATTTCTGGATCGGGTCACGGTTCGCTGCGTAGAAGATTATGCGCACGTAGGCTTACCCCAGGAGGCTGAGGCGCTGTTGCTCATTGAACTTGACGGACATCCAGCCCAGGTTCAGGAGGAGGCCGAACTGGTTGAGGGCATCTGCCGGGCTTGTGAGGCCAGCCTACTGTGCCGGGCGGCTTCTCAGGAGCAGGCCGAAGCCCTGAAGACCGCTCGAAGAGCTGCCTTCAGCGCCCTGGCCCGCCTGAAGCCGACCGCGATTCTGGAGGATGTCACCGTGCCCCGAAGTGAGCTGCCCGGCATGGTCGGGGCCATTCAAGAGATCGCGGCCCGCTACGAGCTCACGATCGGAACTTTTGGGCACGCCGGAGACGGCAACCTGCACCCAACGATCCTGGCCGATGCGCGCGATCCTCAAGAAATGGCCCGTGTGGAGAGAGCCCTGGAGGAGATCTTCGAAGCCGCCGTCCGCCGGAGCGGCACGATCACGGGCGAGCACGGGGTGGGGTTGGCCAAGAAGCCCTTCCTAGAGCGCCTAAGCCCATCGGGCACGCTGGAGCTTATGCGCCGCTTACGCAAAGCCATAGATCCTAATGAAGTGCTCAATCCAGGCAAGATCATCAGCCTTGCGCCCCGCTGCGAACACGCCCCCCGAACGTGA
- a CDS encoding SEC59/DGK1/VTE5 family protein: MGSTTLKRGATCATSTSWIAEPRPESLPFAEELKRKGIHLLSLSIAIGYYVLGRALALGVLVPMAALSFLVEVMRTRSGPFRRWFEACFGSLLRPHERDLGDRKLRLTGATWLLVGAVLTVGLFSRPIGAAAIAMLILSDIAAALVGRRWGRRRLPFNPNKTVAGSAAFCATALLVALCTPGLPPLVGLVGAVAATLAEALDRPLDDNLRIPLAAGSAMTLAQSWLYG, encoded by the coding sequence ATGGGCTCGACTACGCTCAAAAGGGGCGCAACCTGCGCCACCTCTACATCCTGGATCGCTGAGCCTCGGCCGGAGTCGCTGCCGTTTGCCGAAGAGCTCAAGCGCAAGGGCATACACCTGCTTTCGCTGTCGATCGCGATCGGCTACTACGTGCTGGGGCGTGCGTTGGCGCTTGGTGTTTTGGTCCCCATGGCGGCCCTCTCGTTTCTCGTAGAGGTGATGCGGACTCGTTCGGGGCCGTTTCGGCGCTGGTTTGAGGCTTGTTTTGGGTCGCTGTTGCGCCCGCATGAGCGCGATCTTGGCGATCGCAAGCTGCGCCTGACCGGGGCCACTTGGCTGCTTGTGGGCGCCGTGCTTACGGTGGGGCTGTTCTCCCGTCCAATCGGGGCGGCCGCCATCGCCATGCTTATTCTTTCCGACATCGCTGCGGCCCTGGTTGGAAGGCGTTGGGGGCGCCGCAGGCTGCCCTTTAATCCGAACAAGACCGTGGCCGGATCCGCCGCCTTCTGCGCAACGGCCTTACTGGTGGCCCTCTGTACGCCCGGACTACCCCCTCTGGTGGGGCTCGTGGGAGCCGTAGCGGCCACCTTGGCAGAGGCCCTGGATAGACCTTTGGACGATAACCTGCGCATTCCGCTCGCGGCCGGATCGGCGATGACCCTTGCGCAGAGCTGGTTATATGGCTAA
- the hpt gene encoding hypoxanthine phosphoribosyltransferase has product MAHHLKTARAHPRRIWCNGEPFRLYLPEKEIRRRVRELGLEISRDYAGKVPILIGVLNGSFIFISDLMRALKIDCEVDFLKLSSYGDAKVSSGQVTVRKGLDADIRARDVLIVEDIVDTGLSVRYLCDLIEAHKPASLRVATLLHKAEATRYAVQLDYVGFVIPNLFVIGYGLDYAQKGRNLRHLYILDR; this is encoded by the coding sequence ATGGCGCACCATCTGAAGACGGCGCGAGCGCATCCGAGGCGGATCTGGTGTAACGGGGAGCCCTTCCGGCTGTATCTACCCGAAAAGGAGATCCGGCGTCGCGTAAGGGAGCTGGGCTTGGAGATCAGCCGCGATTACGCGGGCAAGGTCCCCATTCTGATCGGCGTGCTGAATGGCTCTTTCATCTTCATCTCCGATCTGATGCGCGCCCTCAAAATCGACTGCGAGGTCGATTTCCTGAAGCTCTCCAGCTACGGCGACGCTAAGGTCTCCAGCGGACAGGTTACCGTCCGAAAAGGCCTTGACGCCGACATCAGGGCCCGCGATGTGCTCATTGTCGAGGACATCGTCGATACGGGCCTGTCGGTGCGCTATCTGTGTGATCTTATCGAAGCGCACAAGCCCGCCTCCTTGCGCGTGGCCACGTTGCTGCACAAGGCCGAAGCGACCCGCTATGCGGTGCAGCTCGACTACGTGGGCTTTGTGATTCCGAACCTGTTCGTCATCGGCTATGGGCTCGACTACGCTCAAAAGGGGCGCAACCTGCGCCACCTCTACATCCTGGATCGCTGA
- the tilS gene encoding tRNA lysidine(34) synthetase TilS, with amino-acid sequence MRARPDPLIVRLRARVKRHGLWAPADRLLVAVSGGLDSVVLLHALRFGFENPLLVAHIDHGLRPDSGQDAAFTEALCRAWDVPCYVRRLQIPEELSRAQGVEAAARRLRYAALEEMADALGARWILTAHHLRDQAETVLLNLLRGSGLWGLRGIARRSGRLLRPLLDFDRAEIRAYAERHGLAWREDPTNRDVRFRRNALRERLWPVLEEFFGPRPERTLGRFAELVHELLADLEPTWDRLLEEATAERRGKSWALEIPRLMRYLASARRAVLHRALKALGAPAEAEGVARLLELLNRPTGRSVVLRGGWRAWRDRDRLWIGLEEPEAGLAVEIVPGQAEVQLPDGRLRIRPLPRPPAEWPRDPRRAYVDREALSYPLRLRRWRAGDRFRPLGMRGNKKLSDFLTDLRLSGPARSRVWVLESAGQIAWVVGWRIDDRFRVRDRDRPCIELVWEPHGAPSEDGASASEADLV; translated from the coding sequence ATGCGGGCGCGGCCAGATCCCTTAATCGTGCGTCTTCGGGCCCGGGTAAAGCGCCATGGGCTTTGGGCTCCGGCTGATCGGCTGCTTGTGGCCGTAAGCGGGGGGCTGGATTCCGTGGTGTTACTGCATGCGCTGCGCTTTGGCTTTGAAAACCCCCTGCTGGTGGCCCACATAGATCACGGCCTGCGTCCGGATTCCGGCCAGGATGCAGCCTTTACGGAGGCCCTGTGCCGCGCCTGGGATGTGCCCTGTTACGTTCGGCGCCTGCAGATACCGGAAGAGCTCAGCAGGGCTCAAGGCGTTGAGGCCGCGGCCCGGCGGCTTCGGTATGCGGCCCTAGAGGAGATGGCCGATGCACTCGGGGCGCGCTGGATCCTCACGGCCCACCACTTGCGGGATCAGGCCGAGACCGTGCTGTTGAATCTGCTGCGCGGCTCCGGTCTTTGGGGGCTGCGCGGCATCGCCCGGCGCTCCGGGCGCCTGCTGCGCCCCTTGCTGGATTTCGACCGAGCCGAAATCCGGGCCTATGCCGAGCGGCACGGACTCGCATGGCGCGAAGATCCGACGAACCGAGACGTGCGCTTTCGGCGCAACGCCCTCCGAGAAAGGCTCTGGCCCGTTCTGGAGGAGTTCTTCGGGCCGCGGCCGGAGCGGACCTTGGGGCGCTTTGCAGAGCTTGTGCACGAGCTTCTAGCGGACCTAGAGCCCACATGGGATCGTCTCTTGGAGGAGGCCACGGCCGAGCGTCGAGGCAAAAGCTGGGCGCTTGAGATTCCCCGCCTCATGCGCTACCTTGCATCCGCCCGCCGGGCGGTTCTGCACCGGGCCCTAAAGGCGCTGGGAGCTCCGGCGGAGGCCGAGGGTGTGGCGCGTCTTCTGGAGCTGTTGAATCGCCCCACGGGCCGAAGCGTGGTGCTTCGAGGAGGGTGGAGGGCCTGGCGCGACCGAGACCGGCTCTGGATTGGACTGGAAGAGCCCGAAGCGGGGCTGGCCGTAGAGATAGTTCCAGGACAAGCCGAGGTTCAGCTGCCCGACGGTCGGCTCCGCATCCGGCCCCTGCCCAGGCCCCCGGCGGAATGGCCGCGAGATCCGCGCCGCGCATACGTGGATCGGGAGGCGCTTTCTTACCCCTTGCGGCTTCGTCGATGGCGGGCGGGGGACCGCTTCCGGCCCCTTGGCATGCGGGGCAATAAGAAGCTAAGCGATTTTCTTACGGACCTTCGGCTCTCCGGCCCCGCGCGAAGCCGCGTCTGGGTACTGGAATCCGCGGGACAAATCGCCTGGGTCGTAGGCTGGCGCATCGACGATCGGTTTCGCGTGCGCGACCGCGATCGCCCCTGTATAGAATTGGTCTGGGAGCCTCATGGCGCACCATCTGAAGACGGCGCGAGCGCATCCGAGGCGGATCTGGTGTAA
- a CDS encoding Rieske (2Fe-2S) protein, which yields MSSHREFSCPSRREFLRAASLGCLGALFAGLGAGLAGCDTVEERTSDSESGITIEGNTIRLDLTKPDARPLAVAGGFLFIRQARTIALNLDGSRIRAFTSVCPHAGCDVSQFQGGQLICPCHGSRFNTSGQVLQGPAAQPLREYGVSRSGDLVTIRLS from the coding sequence ATGTCGTCGCATCGGGAGTTTTCCTGTCCATCGCGGCGTGAGTTCTTACGCGCCGCTTCCCTGGGCTGCTTGGGCGCTCTGTTTGCGGGTTTGGGGGCCGGCTTAGCCGGATGCGACACGGTGGAGGAGCGCACCTCCGACTCGGAATCCGGCATCACGATTGAGGGCAACACGATTCGGCTTGATCTCACGAAGCCGGATGCGCGTCCGCTGGCGGTCGCAGGCGGTTTTCTGTTCATCCGGCAAGCCCGCACGATCGCCCTGAACCTCGACGGAAGTCGAATTCGCGCCTTTACGAGCGTCTGCCCTCATGCGGGCTGCGACGTAAGCCAGTTTCAAGGAGGCCAGCTCATCTGTCCCTGTCATGGGTCTCGCTTCAATACAAGCGGGCAGGTTCTGCAGGGTCCGGCCGCGCAGCCGTTGCGGGAATACGGCGTAAGCCGATCCGGTGACCTCGTAACGATTCGCCTCTCCTGA
- a CDS encoding tetratricopeptide repeat protein, with protein MGPSFWLSWALLLFPAQAQQDLRAELRPSVVSTGEVAELWVWTPEGSLVDPPLMPVLRGLRWLDARPDVSVEPAGPSGGRMLRWRWRLRAETPGRWAIPPLLFRFGADVLRTPELYLEVRTPSADPPPSETQGPELWMRTELSRSIAYPQEPVYVETALYFHPGLQILRPYLLRAGQGQGGWWEVLARPDSIPVSDVRIGGRLYRRAVLERALWYPLAPGEYAIGGAELECEVQQEAEDPLGEFLGRWMRPRDVVRLLAEPARLRVRPWPEGAPASFSGSSGLFSWAVSWPEEPLRAGTSALVRVRIWGRGNPHAISPSRPHVDPQEGVIWLGAERHTRTLAEGQYEVEFRFPVVFQRPGRYRFAPYSWTYFDPVQERYVTLRASGPELRVEGASAQASEPNAGPQEVAWPDWRRQAGRWVRPERPWWARLEGWGVLAGLWILVLAWVLRPVRAQDQAPRRMGGARAWSLLAAALRVPNPERALEALYQGLRRHLGRELGQQPEQLCAARLRTLLEALPERTRAVYADWCALLEELEARRFRPDPVRPQELAAWAQRIRRLLGLASKDGLWLPLFLLGLALTAWARAEGGLDPQRAFLEGLRRIEEGRYAEARALYQAVRESDWLSPGLLYNLGLLEARLGQYGAARYALEEALRLEPGAADMLRARGLVLRRLALRENAWERLLWRARPEFAVAPLLLGAVLLLWSRRRRSRHLLRTAVAPLCGLVAVAYLGYLGHVRYQERVTIIADTWAWGAEGFVRIPAGYVLSALRQEPDGLWVRLHGEWLWLPAGSVRLSRWR; from the coding sequence ATGGGGCCCAGCTTCTGGTTGTCCTGGGCGCTTCTTCTATTTCCTGCGCAAGCTCAGCAGGATCTGCGCGCTGAGCTAAGGCCGTCCGTCGTCTCAACGGGTGAGGTGGCGGAGCTGTGGGTCTGGACCCCCGAGGGAAGCCTGGTTGACCCCCCCCTGATGCCCGTTCTACGGGGGCTGCGATGGCTCGATGCGCGTCCGGACGTATCGGTTGAGCCGGCCGGCCCCTCGGGGGGGCGTATGCTGCGGTGGCGCTGGCGCTTGCGCGCCGAGACTCCCGGCCGCTGGGCGATCCCTCCGCTTTTGTTTCGTTTCGGGGCCGATGTGCTGCGCACACCGGAGTTGTATCTGGAGGTGCGCACCCCATCCGCGGATCCGCCCCCCTCCGAAACCCAGGGGCCTGAGCTCTGGATGCGCACCGAGCTTAGCCGTTCGATCGCCTATCCGCAGGAGCCCGTTTACGTGGAGACGGCGCTCTACTTCCACCCCGGCTTGCAGATCCTGCGGCCCTACCTATTGCGCGCTGGACAGGGCCAGGGGGGATGGTGGGAGGTGCTGGCGCGACCCGACTCGATTCCCGTTTCGGACGTGCGCATAGGGGGACGTCTGTACCGCCGCGCCGTCTTGGAGCGGGCCTTGTGGTATCCGCTTGCGCCGGGCGAATACGCCATAGGAGGGGCGGAGCTGGAATGCGAAGTGCAGCAGGAGGCGGAGGACCCGCTCGGTGAGTTTCTGGGGCGCTGGATGCGACCCCGGGATGTGGTGCGGCTTCTGGCCGAGCCGGCGCGCCTGCGCGTGCGGCCCTGGCCGGAGGGGGCGCCAGCTTCCTTTTCTGGATCCAGCGGTCTTTTCTCCTGGGCGGTAAGCTGGCCAGAGGAGCCGTTGCGCGCGGGCACAAGCGCTCTGGTGCGCGTGCGCATATGGGGCAGGGGGAACCCCCACGCCATATCCCCAAGCAGGCCGCACGTCGACCCTCAGGAGGGGGTGATCTGGCTGGGGGCCGAACGCCATACGCGCACGCTGGCCGAAGGGCAATACGAGGTGGAGTTTCGCTTTCCCGTCGTCTTTCAACGACCTGGCCGGTATCGGTTTGCCCCGTACAGCTGGACGTACTTTGATCCGGTGCAAGAGCGCTACGTTACGCTTCGGGCCTCGGGTCCGGAGCTGCGCGTGGAGGGAGCGAGCGCGCAGGCGTCCGAACCCAATGCGGGGCCGCAAGAGGTCGCATGGCCTGATTGGCGCCGCCAAGCGGGACGTTGGGTGCGTCCGGAGCGGCCCTGGTGGGCCCGCCTTGAAGGTTGGGGCGTTCTGGCCGGGCTGTGGATCTTGGTGTTGGCCTGGGTGCTTCGTCCGGTCCGCGCGCAAGATCAGGCCCCGAGGCGCATGGGGGGGGCGCGAGCCTGGTCGCTTCTTGCCGCGGCGCTTCGGGTCCCGAACCCGGAGCGAGCCCTTGAGGCCTTGTACCAAGGCCTTCGACGGCACCTAGGCCGAGAACTGGGTCAGCAGCCCGAGCAGCTGTGCGCGGCGCGCCTTCGGACCCTCTTGGAGGCGCTTCCCGAGCGGACGCGCGCAGTTTATGCCGACTGGTGCGCGCTCCTAGAGGAGCTGGAGGCGCGCCGGTTTCGGCCCGATCCGGTGCGACCTCAAGAACTAGCCGCCTGGGCCCAGCGTATACGACGCCTGTTGGGCTTGGCCTCAAAAGACGGACTCTGGCTTCCCCTTTTTCTGTTGGGGCTTGCCCTCACCGCATGGGCCCGGGCGGAGGGCGGCCTTGATCCCCAAAGGGCTTTCCTGGAGGGCCTGCGCCGCATCGAGGAGGGTCGTTATGCGGAGGCGCGCGCGCTCTACCAAGCCGTGCGCGAATCCGATTGGCTCAGTCCCGGTCTGCTCTACAATTTGGGCTTGCTAGAGGCGCGCCTGGGTCAATACGGAGCGGCCCGTTACGCCCTTGAGGAGGCCCTTCGGCTCGAGCCCGGTGCGGCTGATATGCTGCGGGCCCGCGGGCTCGTCCTAAGACGGCTGGCCCTGCGGGAGAACGCTTGGGAGCGTCTGCTCTGGCGGGCCCGGCCTGAGTTCGCCGTCGCGCCCCTGCTGTTGGGCGCGGTCCTGCTATTGTGGTCTCGGCGTCGTCGCAGCCGGCACCTCCTCCGGACGGCCGTAGCCCCTCTGTGCGGGCTTGTCGCCGTGGCCTATTTAGGTTATCTAGGCCACGTGCGCTATCAAGAGAGGGTCACCATAATCGCCGACACGTGGGCCTGGGGCGCTGAGGGCTTCGTTCGGATTCCGGCGGGTTACGTGCTATCGGCTCTGCGACAAGAGCCCGATGGGCTCTGGGTGCGCCTGCACGGTGAGTGGCTCTGGCTTCCGGCCGGTTCAGTGCGGCTTTCGCGATGGCGGTAG
- a CDS encoding flavin reductase family protein, translating into MLDASTFKSALRRFASGVTVVSTREGDRLYGITVSAFCSVSLNPPLVLVSIDRNATSHDPLARTGLFAVSFLRAEQVELSERFAGRIPLEDRFEGVRWRSAQTGCPILEEALAYLDCRLWAAYPGGDHTLFVGEVLEAGWRTDGEPLLYYDGRYHGLKLLEA; encoded by the coding sequence ATGCTTGACGCCAGCACCTTCAAGAGCGCGCTTCGCCGCTTCGCTTCCGGTGTAACAGTCGTGAGCACCCGGGAGGGGGACAGGCTCTACGGGATCACGGTGAGCGCCTTCTGTTCGGTCTCGTTAAACCCGCCCTTAGTGCTCGTCTCCATAGACCGCAACGCCACAAGCCATGATCCGCTGGCCCGAACCGGTCTTTTCGCCGTGAGCTTCTTGCGAGCCGAACAGGTGGAGCTTTCGGAGCGCTTTGCCGGCCGTATTCCCTTGGAGGACCGATTCGAGGGGGTGCGTTGGCGCAGCGCGCAGACCGGATGTCCGATTCTAGAGGAGGCTTTGGCTTACTTGGACTGCCGGCTTTGGGCGGCCTACCCGGGGGGCGATCATACGCTCTTTGTAGGCGAGGTCCTCGAAGCAGGCTGGCGCACCGACGGGGAGCCGCTGCTTTATTACGACGGCCGCTATCACGGCCTTAAGCTCTTGGAAGCGTAA
- the cdaA gene encoding diadenylate cyclase CdaA, with the protein MRLFQVGFLEVRLVDLLDIGLVSFLFYKLYQFLRGTLAVPILWGLLLLFLATVLTDLVDMPVLRFLFGQLSGMGVLAVIVLFQPEIRRLLLLLGQTPWLQRFGRRERERDLIGELVDAARNLAADRVGALIVLERTVGLQSYIETGEPIGARVSSRLLQAIFTPRSPLHDGAVIIRNRRIAAAKCILPISQNLQLGASLGMRHRAAVGITEVSDAFVIVVSEETGKISVAERGALQSGLSPLALRERLLEALRPTLRPEESLAFSRR; encoded by the coding sequence ATGCGGCTCTTTCAGGTGGGCTTTCTCGAAGTTCGGTTGGTCGATCTGCTCGATATCGGACTTGTATCGTTTTTGTTCTACAAGCTTTACCAGTTCTTGCGGGGCACGTTGGCGGTGCCGATCCTGTGGGGGCTCCTGCTGTTATTTCTGGCGACCGTGCTCACGGACCTGGTCGACATGCCCGTGCTTCGGTTTCTGTTCGGGCAGCTTTCGGGCATGGGGGTGCTGGCCGTGATCGTGCTTTTTCAGCCCGAAATCCGGCGTCTGCTTCTTCTGTTAGGCCAAACGCCCTGGCTGCAGCGCTTCGGCCGGCGGGAGCGCGAGCGTGACCTGATCGGGGAGCTCGTGGATGCGGCCCGAAACCTAGCTGCGGACCGCGTGGGGGCGCTTATCGTACTGGAGCGCACGGTGGGGCTGCAGTCCTACATCGAAACCGGCGAACCGATTGGGGCGCGGGTCTCCAGCCGCTTGCTGCAGGCGATCTTCACCCCTCGATCGCCGCTGCACGACGGGGCGGTGATCATCCGCAACCGGCGCATAGCGGCGGCCAAGTGCATCCTGCCTATTTCCCAGAACCTACAGCTCGGGGCCTCCTTGGGCATGCGACACCGAGCGGCGGTTGGCATCACGGAAGTATCGGATGCCTTTGTGATCGTGGTCTCCGAGGAAACCGGCAAGATCTCCGTGGCCGAACGCGGCGCCCTGCAAAGCGGGCTTTCGCCCCTGGCCCTGCGAGAACGCCTGCTGGAGGCCCTCAGACCTACTTTGCGACCTGAGGAAAGCTTGGCCTTTAGCCGCAGATGA
- a CDS encoding protein-L-isoaspartate(D-aspartate) O-methyltransferase: MNPSLTFTEGRRFQRQREALIGLLREKGIADERVLEAMRAIPRHLFVDSALWPRAYEDTALPIGFGQTISQPFTVAYQTQLLAPQPGDRVLEIGTGSGYQTAILCALGAEVYSVERIEALARRAQERLRALGFDAVIRVGDGSMGWPEHAPYQGILVTAGAPRIPEPLLEQLAIGGRLVIPVGDAQDQRMYRVQRLSQTAWQQEIRYAFRFVPLIGEEGWREDPEGLR; the protein is encoded by the coding sequence ATGAACCCTTCGCTAACATTTACTGAAGGGCGCCGCTTCCAGCGCCAACGCGAGGCGTTGATCGGACTGCTGCGCGAAAAGGGCATCGCAGACGAGCGCGTGCTAGAGGCCATGCGCGCGATCCCACGACATCTCTTCGTCGACAGCGCCCTCTGGCCTCGGGCTTACGAAGACACGGCCCTGCCCATAGGCTTTGGTCAGACGATCTCGCAGCCCTTCACCGTGGCGTATCAGACGCAGCTACTTGCCCCGCAGCCCGGGGATCGGGTGCTGGAGATCGGCACCGGAAGCGGCTATCAGACGGCCATCTTGTGCGCCCTGGGAGCAGAGGTGTACTCCGTAGAGCGCATCGAGGCCCTAGCCCGGCGGGCGCAGGAGCGGCTGCGCGCGCTGGGGTTTGATGCCGTGATCCGGGTCGGGGACGGTTCGATGGGCTGGCCCGAGCACGCCCCTTATCAGGGCATATTGGTCACGGCTGGCGCTCCGCGCATTCCGGAACCACTTCTGGAGCAATTGGCCATAGGAGGTCGCCTGGTCATACCGGTCGGGGACGCGCAGGACCAACGCATGTACCGTGTGCAGCGCCTCAGCCAAACCGCATGGCAGCAGGAGATCCGCTACGCGTTTCGTTTTGTCCCCCTCATTGGTGAAGAAGGCTGGCGAGAGGATCCGGAGGGTCTCCGGTGA
- a CDS encoding DedA family protein → MTRKLPEAQEGAPILSAAHYRGPLGWLYRLKDRVEALAYRPYAVPALFAVAFAESSVFPIPPDVLLLALCIVLPSRSFYFAAVATLASVLGGLAGYGIGYGLWHEPQTGAYSGLARFFFEHVPGFSEARFEAVQGLYARWSFWVVFTAGFTPIPYKLFTVTAGVFEVPLVPFALASLVGRAARFFLLAALLYRFGPPIRRFIDRHLGWLTIAFTALLFGGFLLLRYVL, encoded by the coding sequence GTGACACGAAAGCTTCCCGAAGCCCAGGAAGGTGCACCCATCCTGAGCGCGGCCCATTATCGAGGTCCGCTGGGTTGGCTATATCGGCTTAAAGATCGCGTGGAGGCCTTGGCCTACCGGCCATATGCTGTGCCCGCGCTGTTTGCGGTGGCTTTCGCCGAGAGCTCTGTCTTCCCCATCCCCCCTGACGTGCTGCTGTTGGCCCTGTGCATAGTTCTGCCGAGTCGTTCTTTCTATTTCGCCGCGGTAGCGACGTTGGCCTCGGTTTTGGGCGGACTTGCCGGCTATGGGATCGGCTACGGCCTATGGCATGAGCCCCAGACGGGCGCCTATAGCGGGCTGGCGCGGTTTTTCTTTGAGCATGTTCCCGGCTTTAGTGAGGCGCGCTTCGAGGCCGTCCAAGGGCTCTATGCGCGCTGGAGCTTTTGGGTGGTCTTTACGGCCGGCTTTACGCCGATCCCGTATAAGCTGTTCACCGTTACGGCCGGAGTCTTCGAGGTGCCTCTTGTGCCCTTTGCCTTGGCCTCTCTAGTGGGCCGAGCCGCCCGGTTTTTCCTGTTGGCGGCCCTGTTGTACCGCTTCGGGCCCCCGATTCGGCGCTTTATTGACCGCCATTTGGGTTGGCTTACGATCGCCTTTACGGCCCTCTTATTCGGCGGCTTCCTGCTCCTGCGTTACGTACTTTAA
- a CDS encoding alpha/beta hydrolase, with translation MQQYLVNGLALHVHQIGRGPATVWIHGFPLDHRIWDLQAPLAPFFRLIQPDLRGFGQSQVSPTPYTIEELAQDVVGLLDLLGLSQAVVIGHSMGGYVALRLALRYRFRIRGLVLVCSQARADSEEARAGRLELVQRLLESGSAAVLLERFRKLFADRTRQQHPELVEAVLARIPSVPVQAAVHALLAMAERPDSRPFLGQISVPTLLIHGEEDVLIPVERSEEMARLLPNARLETIPYAAHMPMLEQPEHFNRLLDVFLKYVTQEQEAAE, from the coding sequence ATGCAACAGTATCTCGTCAACGGGTTGGCCTTGCACGTGCACCAGATCGGCCGCGGTCCGGCTACGGTCTGGATCCACGGTTTTCCCTTAGATCACCGGATATGGGATCTGCAGGCCCCCTTGGCCCCGTTTTTTAGGCTTATTCAGCCTGATCTTCGGGGCTTCGGGCAAAGCCAGGTCTCCCCGACACCCTATACGATCGAGGAGCTGGCCCAGGACGTCGTTGGGCTACTGGATCTGCTGGGCCTCTCACAGGCCGTGGTGATCGGCCACTCCATGGGTGGATACGTGGCGCTGCGGCTGGCTCTCCGATACCGGTTTCGGATTCGAGGTCTGGTGCTGGTCTGTTCCCAAGCTCGGGCCGATTCCGAGGAGGCCCGCGCCGGCCGCCTGGAGCTGGTGCAACGGCTTCTGGAGAGCGGCAGCGCGGCGGTGCTCCTGGAGCGCTTTCGGAAGCTCTTCGCCGACCGCACGCGTCAGCAACATCCGGAGCTCGTGGAGGCGGTCCTGGCCCGGATCCCTAGTGTGCCCGTTCAAGCCGCCGTGCATGCTCTGCTGGCGATGGCCGAGCGCCCGGACAGCCGGCCGTTTCTCGGACAGATCTCCGTGCCCACCTTGCTCATCCACGGAGAAGAGGACGTACTCATCCCTGTTGAACGGTCCGAGGAAATGGCCCGGCTTCTGCCCAACGCCCGACTGGAGACGATCCCCTACGCGGCGCACATGCCCATGCTGGAGCAGCCGGAGCATTTCAATCGGCTGCTGGACGTTTTCTTAAAGTACGTAACGCAGGAGCAGGAAGCCGCCGAATAA